From the genome of Novosphingobium sp. TH158, one region includes:
- a CDS encoding SDR family NAD(P)-dependent oxidoreductase has product MDKPMIDLTGKAAFVTGGGGGIGRASALALAAAGADVAVIDVIPERCDEVVARVREMGRNALGIAGNVMETQVVGDAVDAAAAEFGRLDVLVNNAGGVTWRAFADLAEKNWRRHIDLNLVSNLAATSAALPHMIAAGGGAVVNVTSIEADRAAPGYAVYAACKAGINNLTRTLSVEFSEHGIRVNAIAPDFTATPGTMGNFTGPVDESAWPKMDGDRAEVLRRRIPLGRVGIDQECGNLVAFLASPLASYITGAIIPVDGGTWASGGWIRSDSGKWVLPPEMPKQG; this is encoded by the coding sequence ATGGACAAGCCAATGATCGACCTTACCGGCAAGGCCGCTTTCGTTACCGGCGGCGGCGGCGGGATCGGGCGCGCCTCGGCGCTGGCGCTCGCTGCGGCAGGCGCAGATGTTGCGGTGATCGACGTGATCCCCGAACGCTGCGACGAGGTGGTGGCCCGCGTGCGCGAAATGGGGCGCAATGCATTGGGCATTGCCGGCAATGTCATGGAAACGCAGGTGGTAGGCGATGCGGTCGATGCCGCCGCTGCCGAGTTCGGCCGGCTCGACGTGCTCGTCAACAATGCCGGCGGGGTCACCTGGCGCGCCTTTGCCGATCTGGCCGAGAAGAACTGGCGCCGCCACATCGATCTCAACCTGGTATCGAACCTGGCCGCAACCTCGGCAGCCCTGCCGCACATGATCGCGGCGGGCGGCGGAGCCGTGGTCAACGTCACCTCGATCGAGGCGGACCGCGCCGCGCCCGGCTATGCCGTCTATGCCGCTTGCAAGGCCGGGATCAACAACCTCACCCGCACCCTGTCGGTCGAATTTTCCGAACATGGCATCCGGGTGAACGCCATTGCCCCGGATTTCACCGCAACTCCCGGCACCATGGGCAATTTCACCGGCCCGGTGGACGAATCCGCCTGGCCGAAGATGGACGGCGACCGGGCCGAAGTGTTGCGCCGGAGAATCCCGCTCGGCCGCGTCGGCATTGATCAGGAATGCGGCAACCTTGTCGCATTTCTTGCCTCTCCCCTCGCCTCCTACATCACCGGCGCGATCATTCCCGTCGATGGCGGCACCTGGGCTAGCGGCGGCTGGATTCGCAGCGATAGTGGCAAGTGGGTGCTGCCGCCGGAAATGCCGAAACAGGGCTGA
- a CDS encoding TIGR03619 family F420-dependent LLM class oxidoreductase, giving the protein MSFPVSISLPFDHIDHPEEFISMEAVAEICRTAEAAGFSAGCVTDHPVPGSRWLDNGGHYAQDPFVMLSLIAAVTTKLRLHTNILVLPYRNPFITARSVATLDVFSGGRVILGMGAGYLKAEYKALGVDFDARNDLMDEYITAMKLAWTGEDFAFAGTGYSAPGNRMRPVPMQSPHPPLLVGGNSRRAIRRAVELGDAWHPFFAPAAVTATARTVSLAEEEDIDAALAYLHAHCEKVGRAQPPQIILSSVFTIKPGYSPQEAIDIICGYREKGTHGAGASIFVNSRAEWCELARDFGERVLPRLG; this is encoded by the coding sequence ATGAGCTTCCCCGTCAGCATCAGCCTGCCCTTCGACCATATCGACCACCCGGAAGAATTCATCTCGATGGAGGCGGTCGCGGAGATCTGCCGCACGGCAGAAGCGGCGGGCTTTTCCGCCGGCTGCGTGACCGACCATCCGGTACCCGGTTCGCGCTGGCTGGATAACGGCGGCCACTATGCGCAGGATCCCTTTGTCATGCTGTCGCTGATCGCTGCGGTGACCACGAAGCTGCGGCTGCATACGAACATCCTGGTCCTGCCCTATCGTAACCCCTTCATCACCGCCCGGTCGGTTGCCACGCTCGACGTGTTCTCCGGCGGGCGCGTGATCCTGGGCATGGGCGCGGGCTACCTGAAGGCGGAATACAAGGCGCTGGGGGTCGATTTCGATGCCCGCAACGATCTGATGGACGAATATATCACGGCGATGAAACTGGCCTGGACGGGCGAGGATTTCGCTTTCGCGGGCACCGGCTATTCCGCCCCCGGCAACCGCATGCGCCCTGTGCCGATGCAGAGCCCCCATCCGCCGCTGCTGGTCGGCGGGAACAGCCGCCGCGCCATCCGCCGCGCGGTGGAGCTGGGCGATGCCTGGCACCCCTTCTTCGCGCCCGCCGCAGTAACGGCCACCGCGCGCACCGTCTCGCTTGCCGAGGAAGAGGATATCGACGCCGCGCTGGCCTATCTTCACGCCCATTGCGAAAAGGTGGGCCGCGCCCAGCCGCCGCAGATCATCCTGTCCAGCGTGTTCACCATCAAGCCGGGATACAGCCCGCAGGAAGCCATCGATATCATCTGCGGCTACCGCGAAAAGGGCACGCATGGCGCAGGCGCCAGCATCTTCGTGAACAGCCGTGCCGAGTGGTGCGAACTGGCGCGCGACTTCGGTGAGCGGGTCCTGCCGCGCCTGGGCTGA
- a CDS encoding DUF1588 domain-containing protein, with protein sequence MKLRKTLALGLAASALGFAGWSLSPQATQAVAASSPAAVSTPAGQIVAMRRITEAQYRNAIADIFGPDITVAGRFEPVVRPVGELIASGSSEAAISPAGLEQFDAMARVIAGQVFNDAHRGQFMDCQPASAERFDADCAGKVLTPLGRYLFRRPMTGAETAFYVRLAEQGAAPTKSFHKGLELSLAAMLTSPSFLYIIETAEPDPANPGGLRLDNYSRATRLAMTLWNTTPNDNLLNAAAAGDLTDPARLDAVVARMVQSPRLEAGTRAFFADMLKFEKFDELAKDPIIYPYFNQDVLKALPEQMLRTITDHLLTRNGDYRELFTTRRTFMTRALGGVYQVPVSRSEGWVPYEFSPDDDRAGLLGQAGFLALYSHSGRSSPTLRGRAIRELMMCQEVPNPPGDVNFTAVQDTANKAMPTARIRLSAHNTDPVCAACHKITDPPGFALERFDGIGAFRKTENDTLIDHSGALGLAKFTGAAGLGQAMNASGATTQCVASRAMEYATGRPTRDAALIEAMDKAFAARGYGIRALFQQVMTRPETWRVPAAGALGGTTHVSYNGFKR encoded by the coding sequence ATGAAACTCCGCAAGACGCTTGCCCTCGGCCTCGCCGCCAGCGCCCTTGGCTTCGCCGGCTGGTCGCTTTCGCCACAGGCGACACAGGCGGTCGCCGCATCCTCGCCCGCGGCGGTTTCTACGCCTGCCGGGCAGATCGTCGCCATGCGGCGCATCACCGAGGCGCAGTACCGCAACGCGATTGCCGATATCTTCGGCCCCGACATCACCGTTGCCGGTCGGTTCGAGCCGGTGGTCCGCCCGGTCGGCGAGCTGATCGCCAGCGGATCGAGCGAGGCGGCAATCTCTCCCGCCGGACTCGAACAGTTCGATGCCATGGCGCGGGTGATCGCGGGACAGGTGTTCAACGATGCCCATCGCGGACAGTTCATGGACTGCCAGCCGGCCAGCGCCGAACGCTTCGATGCCGATTGCGCGGGCAAGGTGCTGACGCCGCTGGGCCGCTACCTGTTCCGCCGACCCATGACTGGGGCCGAAACCGCCTTTTACGTGCGGCTGGCCGAACAGGGTGCGGCACCCACAAAGTCCTTCCACAAGGGGCTTGAGCTGTCGCTGGCGGCGATGCTCACCTCGCCCAGCTTCCTCTACATCATCGAGACGGCGGAGCCCGATCCGGCCAATCCCGGCGGCCTGCGGCTCGATAACTACAGCCGGGCCACCCGTCTGGCGATGACGCTGTGGAACACCACCCCCAACGACAACCTGCTGAATGCCGCCGCTGCCGGTGACCTGACCGACCCGGCAAGGCTTGATGCCGTGGTTGCCCGCATGGTCCAGTCACCCCGGCTCGAGGCCGGTACGCGCGCCTTCTTCGCCGACATGCTCAAGTTCGAGAAATTCGACGAGCTGGCGAAGGACCCGATCATCTATCCCTACTTCAACCAGGATGTGCTGAAGGCCCTGCCCGAGCAGATGCTGCGGACGATCACCGATCACCTGCTGACCCGCAATGGCGATTATCGCGAGCTCTTCACCACCCGCCGCACCTTCATGACGCGCGCGCTGGGCGGTGTTTATCAGGTGCCGGTATCCCGTTCCGAAGGCTGGGTGCCCTACGAATTCAGCCCGGATGACGACCGTGCCGGCCTGCTCGGCCAGGCGGGGTTCCTGGCGCTCTATTCGCATTCCGGCCGCTCCTCTCCCACCCTGCGCGGTCGGGCGATCCGCGAGCTGATGATGTGCCAGGAGGTTCCCAACCCGCCGGGCGACGTCAATTTCACCGCCGTGCAGGACACGGCCAACAAGGCCATGCCCACCGCGCGCATCCGGCTTTCGGCGCACAACACCGATCCGGTCTGCGCCGCCTGTCACAAGATTACCGACCCGCCGGGCTTCGCGCTTGAACGCTTCGACGGCATCGGCGCCTTCCGCAAGACCGAGAACGACACCCTCATCGACCATTCCGGTGCGCTGGGGCTTGCCAAGTTCACCGGTGCGGCCGGGCTGGGCCAGGCGATGAACGCCTCGGGCGCGACCACGCAGTGCGTCGCCTCGCGGGCAATGGAATATGCAACCGGCCGCCCGACCCGGGATGCCGCGCTGATCGAGGCGATGGACAAGGCCTTCGCCGCACGCGGCTATGGCATCCGGGCACTGTTCCAGCAGGTGATGACGCGCCCGGAAACCTGGCGCGTCCCCGCTGCCGGGGCGCTCGGCGGCACAACTCACGTCAGCTACAACGGCTTCAAGCGATAA
- a CDS encoding DUF1552 domain-containing protein gives MGYDLSRRTALRGMMGGAAVTVGVPLLDCFLDGNGQAMAATGKPVPIRFGTWFWGLGVNPNRWFPSKQGKGYDLKPELAPIAPLQDKISILGGFNVPLDGAPNLPHVSGGAAVRTGRALTAERGLPGESFDVTIGDRISTRSRFAALDLSATGDPRNSLSGRGGGNLNPAEVSAAGLYQRIFGLGFKDPNSGSFTPDPQVMARRSVLSGVTEQRQSLERAVGAADKAKLDQYFTSLRQLENQLEVELTKPEPLQACKVPTKVPQLAVNAEIENVMKSHELMTDLLVMALACDQTRVFNMMFNNGASSLTRIGSTITHHQLTHEEVLDNRLGYQPEATYFLTKIMEAWLYFVTALDKVKEGDKTLLDNTLVFAHSETEFAKFHTIDNLPMMIAGSAGGRLKSGVYVDGAGSPISRVGLTLQQVMGVPLDRWGAKSMETNKSIGEILA, from the coding sequence ATGGGATACGATCTCAGCCGCAGAACCGCACTTCGGGGCATGATGGGCGGCGCTGCCGTTACCGTTGGCGTGCCCCTGCTCGACTGCTTCCTCGACGGCAATGGCCAGGCCATGGCCGCGACCGGCAAGCCGGTGCCGATCCGCTTCGGCACCTGGTTCTGGGGCCTTGGCGTGAACCCCAACCGCTGGTTCCCCAGCAAGCAGGGCAAGGGCTATGACCTGAAGCCGGAACTCGCGCCGATCGCGCCCTTGCAGGACAAGATCTCGATCCTGGGCGGGTTCAACGTGCCGCTGGATGGCGCGCCCAACCTGCCCCACGTCAGCGGCGGCGCGGCGGTTCGAACCGGACGCGCGCTGACGGCGGAACGCGGTCTGCCCGGCGAAAGCTTCGACGTGACCATCGGTGACCGCATCAGCACCCGATCGCGCTTTGCCGCGCTGGACCTTTCGGCCACGGGCGATCCGCGCAATTCGCTTTCGGGGCGCGGCGGCGGCAACCTCAACCCGGCGGAAGTCTCGGCCGCAGGGCTCTACCAGCGCATCTTCGGCCTTGGCTTCAAGGATCCGAACAGCGGCAGCTTTACCCCCGATCCGCAGGTAATGGCCCGCCGTTCGGTGCTTTCGGGCGTAACCGAGCAGCGCCAGTCGCTGGAGCGCGCGGTGGGTGCGGCCGACAAGGCGAAGCTTGACCAGTACTTCACATCGCTGCGCCAGCTGGAAAACCAGCTTGAGGTCGAACTGACCAAGCCCGAACCGCTGCAGGCCTGCAAGGTGCCGACCAAGGTGCCGCAGCTGGCGGTGAATGCCGAAATCGAAAACGTGATGAAAAGCCACGAGCTGATGACCGACCTGCTCGTCATGGCGCTTGCCTGCGATCAGACGCGGGTGTTCAACATGATGTTCAACAACGGCGCCAGCTCGCTCACCCGCATCGGCTCTACCATCACGCACCACCAGCTGACGCATGAGGAAGTGCTCGACAACCGGCTGGGCTACCAGCCCGAGGCCACCTACTTCCTCACCAAGATCATGGAAGCCTGGCTCTATTTCGTCACCGCGCTCGACAAGGTGAAGGAAGGCGACAAGACCCTGCTCGACAACACGCTGGTCTTTGCCCACTCGGAAACCGAATTTGCCAAGTTCCACACGATCGACAACCTGCCGATGATGATCGCCGGTTCGGCCGGCGGCAGGCTCAAGTCCGGCGTCTACGTCGATGGTGCCGGATCGCCGATCAGCCGTGTCGGCCTGACGCTCCAGCAGGTCATGGGCGTGCCGCTTGATCGTTGGGGGGCAAAGTCGATGGAAACGAACAAGTCCATCGGGGAGATCCTGGCGTGA
- a CDS encoding VOC family protein: protein MKVLGVLGLSAALLSGAPAPAQDAAKAQAAPAATSLAMVIPALNVSDVAASSRFYVDALGMKLLAQRHNETFLSLGPDAKQPVVMLMRDPELKQNPVITQGTGFNRLVLRVAGLTEIVARLKAGGYKVSDIRDVSMGYRMAMATDPDGYRLELVEAGARPEKK, encoded by the coding sequence GTGAAGGTGCTCGGGGTACTCGGGCTTTCGGCGGCGCTGCTTTCGGGCGCGCCCGCCCCGGCGCAGGACGCGGCCAAGGCGCAGGCGGCGCCGGCAGCAACCTCGCTCGCCATGGTCATCCCTGCGCTGAACGTTTCCGACGTGGCGGCATCCAGCCGCTTCTATGTCGACGCCCTGGGTATGAAACTGCTGGCCCAGCGGCATAACGAGACCTTCCTCAGCCTAGGCCCCGATGCGAAGCAGCCGGTGGTCATGCTGATGCGCGATCCGGAACTGAAGCAGAATCCCGTCATCACCCAGGGCACCGGGTTCAACCGGCTGGTCCTGCGCGTTGCGGGCCTGACTGAAATAGTGGCGCGACTGAAAGCGGGCGGCTACAAGGTCAGCGACATTCGCGACGTATCGATGGGGTATCGCATGGCAATGGCCACCGATCCCGATGGATATCGTCTGGAACTTGTGGAAGCTGGGGCAAGACCGGAGAAGAAGTGA
- a CDS encoding high-potential iron-sulfur protein, protein MQENRRRFLQWAALAPVAAIAATRSGNALANGAGTNACYDPATLPMSQKSLRRSVEYVNVSADPSKRCGLCAFYQAKGDCGSCQILTSVVSPAAYCSSYAPKAG, encoded by the coding sequence ATGCAAGAAAATCGTCGCCGTTTCCTGCAGTGGGCTGCCCTTGCGCCCGTCGCCGCCATTGCCGCCACGCGGTCTGGCAATGCCCTGGCCAACGGCGCCGGGACAAACGCCTGTTACGATCCCGCCACGCTGCCGATGTCGCAGAAAAGCCTGCGCCGCTCGGTGGAATATGTCAACGTCTCGGCCGACCCGTCAAAGCGCTGCGGCCTTTGCGCGTTCTACCAGGCGAAGGGCGATTGCGGCAGCTGCCAGATCCTCACCTCGGTCGTCAGCCCGGCCGCCTATTGCAGTTCCTACGCACCCAAAGCGGGCTGA
- a CDS encoding MarR family winged helix-turn-helix transcriptional regulator, which yields MSAALENPQREAILRRINYSVGDRLPESGPLTWDDYGLLAQGLAMAARPLHLATRTVTERYSLGPRGAWLLNLINAGIVFPHELAEVFGIGRSLISSELSRLAEAGLIESRPGATDRRRTELALTELGNREMLAIRAGIEKNLAEALADYSAEEIRLCARMLGTLREKVSI from the coding sequence ATGTCGGCAGCGCTGGAGAATCCGCAGCGCGAAGCCATCCTGCGTCGCATCAATTATTCCGTGGGGGATCGCCTGCCTGAAAGCGGGCCCCTCACCTGGGACGATTACGGGTTGCTGGCGCAGGGACTGGCCATGGCCGCGCGGCCGCTGCACCTGGCAACGCGCACCGTGACGGAGCGCTATTCGCTGGGGCCGCGCGGCGCGTGGCTGCTTAACCTGATCAACGCAGGCATCGTTTTCCCGCACGAGCTGGCCGAGGTGTTCGGCATCGGTCGCAGCCTCATTTCGTCGGAGCTTTCGCGCCTTGCCGAAGCGGGCCTGATCGAAAGCCGCCCCGGCGCAACCGATCGCCGTCGGACCGAGCTGGCACTGACCGAGCTGGGCAACCGCGAAATGCTGGCGATCCGCGCCGGGATCGAGAAGAACCTTGCAGAAGCGCTTGCGGATTACAGCGCGGAGGAAATCCGCCTGTGCGCCCGCATGCTCGGCACCCTGCGCGAGAAGGTTTCCATCTGA
- a CDS encoding sugar phosphate isomerase/epimerase, producing MPHPIAIDFITALGQDPVEMVHLCADLGVQAVSLALTPTVKVSDDAPGWSMREDSGLRRSVAAALAEREVRLLVCEGFLIHPQMDIANAAHDLDLVAELGAGAVNCVSIEHDEARGHAQFALLASLAHERGMRAFIEYMPFVAVDTLAKAIACVRQAGPGAAIVLDAMHFFRTGTAIADLAALDPALIGHAQLCDALAGLPPEQYMDAAKHDRLSPGEGDLPLGEFLAALPDGLPVGLEIPQRSRAQAGEDHRRRIENLIAAARGFSTELL from the coding sequence ATGCCGCATCCGATCGCCATCGATTTCATCACCGCGCTGGGCCAGGACCCGGTGGAAATGGTGCACCTTTGCGCCGATCTTGGCGTGCAGGCTGTCTCGCTGGCCCTGACGCCGACGGTAAAGGTCTCTGACGATGCACCGGGCTGGTCCATGCGCGAAGACAGCGGGCTGCGCCGGTCGGTTGCCGCCGCACTGGCCGAACGGGAGGTGCGCCTGCTCGTCTGCGAGGGCTTCCTCATCCATCCGCAGATGGACATTGCCAATGCCGCGCACGATCTCGATCTTGTTGCCGAACTTGGTGCCGGCGCGGTCAACTGCGTGTCCATCGAGCATGACGAGGCCCGCGGCCACGCCCAGTTCGCCCTTCTGGCAAGCCTTGCGCACGAACGCGGCATGCGGGCGTTCATCGAATACATGCCCTTCGTGGCGGTGGACACGCTTGCCAAGGCGATCGCCTGCGTGCGGCAGGCGGGACCGGGTGCGGCAATCGTGCTGGACGCCATGCATTTCTTCCGCACCGGCACCGCGATTGCCGATCTGGCCGCGCTCGACCCCGCGCTGATCGGCCATGCCCAGCTGTGCGATGCCCTGGCCGGCCTGCCGCCCGAACAATACATGGATGCCGCCAAGCATGATCGCCTTTCCCCCGGCGAAGGCGACCTTCCGCTCGGCGAATTCCTGGCGGCGCTGCCAGATGGCCTGCCGGTCGGCCTCGAAATCCCGCAGCGCTCGCGGGCGCAGGCGGGTGAGGATCACCGCCGCCGCATCGAAAACCTGATCGCCGCCGCAAGAGGTTTTTCGACAGAGCTGTTGTAA
- a CDS encoding aromatic ring-hydroxylating dioxygenase subunit alpha: MNLEAGTFEQAPVPDLGLEPIPAKAYYDPEWFELERKAVFLRNWFPIGHVCEVPESGNFIRREVEFARASLLIVRGKDGQVRAFHNACTHRGTQLTDATCGKQSKFSCRYHMWTFGTDGALLSAPDFERFGLDKKDCGLKSVACEVHAGLIFVNFDPQPAKPLREWLGALADGMEKVPCAHATNFSEYVYEIDANWKLTYDNFQESYHLRFIHSETGKATFSPANPFGYPAAQELHDPHRTQTIWTNPDGASLMTPSQMLGFKAGMKAVMRGDVPENPENRKYFAIFPSFFMLGSSGNNFSHTVYPIGPEKSRGVIRIYWINEDKTPAVRYGREFGMALTRDIHSEDISVIEAGQRGISSGALEHIHFQEQEVLCRHLYMMVDKAVREYKAEQGLA; the protein is encoded by the coding sequence ATGAACCTTGAAGCCGGCACCTTCGAGCAGGCCCCCGTGCCCGACCTGGGCCTCGAACCGATCCCCGCCAAGGCCTATTACGACCCCGAGTGGTTCGAGCTTGAGCGCAAGGCCGTGTTCCTGCGCAACTGGTTCCCGATTGGCCATGTGTGCGAAGTGCCGGAAAGCGGCAACTTCATTCGCCGCGAGGTGGAATTCGCCCGGGCATCGTTGCTGATCGTACGCGGCAAGGATGGGCAGGTTCGCGCCTTCCACAATGCCTGCACCCATCGCGGCACCCAGCTGACCGACGCCACCTGCGGCAAGCAGTCCAAGTTCTCTTGCCGGTACCATATGTGGACCTTCGGCACCGATGGCGCCCTGCTCTCCGCCCCGGATTTCGAGCGCTTCGGGCTCGACAAGAAGGACTGCGGGCTGAAGTCGGTCGCCTGCGAGGTTCACGCCGGGCTGATCTTCGTCAACTTCGATCCCCAGCCGGCCAAGCCGCTGCGCGAATGGCTGGGCGCGCTGGCCGATGGCATGGAAAAGGTGCCCTGCGCCCATGCCACGAACTTTTCCGAATATGTCTACGAGATCGATGCCAACTGGAAGCTGACCTACGACAACTTCCAGGAGAGCTATCACCTGCGCTTCATCCATAGCGAAACCGGCAAGGCGACCTTCTCTCCCGCCAACCCCTTCGGCTATCCGGCGGCGCAGGAACTCCACGATCCGCATCGCACCCAGACCATCTGGACCAATCCCGACGGTGCCAGCCTGATGACGCCTTCGCAGATGCTGGGCTTCAAGGCAGGCATGAAGGCGGTGATGCGCGGCGACGTTCCTGAAAACCCGGAAAACCGCAAGTATTTTGCGATTTTCCCGAGCTTCTTCATGCTCGGATCGTCGGGCAACAACTTCAGCCACACCGTCTATCCCATCGGGCCGGAGAAGTCGCGCGGGGTGATCCGCATCTACTGGATCAACGAGGACAAGACCCCGGCTGTCCGCTACGGCCGCGAATTCGGCATGGCGCTGACCCGCGATATCCATTCGGAAGACATCTCGGTGATCGAAGCCGGACAGCGCGGCATTTCCAGCGGCGCACTGGAACATATCCACTTCCAGGAACAGGAAGTGCTCTGCCGCCACCTCTACATGATGGTTGACAAGGCGGTGCGCGAATACAAGGCCGAACAGGGACTTGCATAA
- a CDS encoding sulfotransferase has product MTLDAATILAEAQDKAGFADCEPAIAANLEVLCHALNTDAQLSAEGTAAARRALVARQADRIGGLKWLAGNPEIADEPIEALFLCGVPRSGTTYFQYLFDRDRRYQLVRTWQSLVPLPPPAVDAQSVEERKAFAREVRARTRPAEPENFDALHLYDEDGSDECHAFMEQGVTAAGFHNVFDVPGYFDWLLDSCDPLPAYRVHKRQLQLLQWRGDRLPWALKYPNHLLFMDAICAVHPHARFAMTHRDPCQVLASIAKMTLTLRRTRYDGVDPLRVGQQMLHFIGRHIQRIMQFCDGPEAHRVVHVDYYALVADPGTQMAQVHAALGIDSPPDVMAAITGWRRENPKNARGANDYALAQFGLRAEEVEEHFAPYRQRFSIPREAEALAANT; this is encoded by the coding sequence ATGACGCTCGATGCAGCGACGATCCTTGCCGAAGCGCAGGACAAGGCGGGATTTGCCGATTGCGAGCCGGCAATCGCGGCGAACCTCGAAGTGCTGTGCCACGCGCTCAACACCGATGCGCAGCTGAGTGCAGAGGGCACGGCGGCGGCGCGGCGGGCGCTGGTTGCCCGGCAGGCAGACCGCATCGGCGGCCTGAAATGGCTGGCCGGGAACCCGGAAATCGCCGACGAACCGATCGAGGCGCTGTTCCTTTGCGGCGTGCCCCGCTCGGGCACGACCTATTTCCAGTACCTGTTCGATCGCGACCGGCGATACCAGCTGGTCCGTACCTGGCAGAGCCTGGTGCCGCTGCCCCCGCCCGCTGTCGATGCGCAGTCGGTGGAAGAGCGCAAGGCCTTTGCCCGCGAAGTCCGCGCCCGCACCCGCCCGGCAGAGCCGGAAAACTTCGATGCCCTGCACCTCTATGACGAGGATGGCTCTGACGAGTGCCACGCCTTCATGGAACAGGGGGTAACGGCCGCCGGGTTTCACAACGTGTTCGACGTGCCCGGCTATTTCGACTGGCTGCTGGACAGTTGCGATCCCCTGCCCGCCTACCGGGTGCACAAGCGCCAGCTGCAATTGCTGCAATGGCGCGGGGACCGGCTGCCCTGGGCGCTGAAATATCCCAACCACCTGCTGTTCATGGACGCGATCTGCGCGGTCCATCCCCATGCCCGCTTCGCCATGACTCACCGCGATCCGTGCCAGGTGCTCGCTTCCATCGCCAAGATGACGCTGACCCTGCGGCGCACCCGCTATGATGGCGTCGATCCCCTGCGTGTCGGCCAACAGATGCTGCACTTCATTGGACGGCATATCCAGCGCATCATGCAGTTCTGCGACGGCCCCGAAGCTCACCGCGTGGTCCATGTCGATTACTATGCCCTTGTCGCCGATCCCGGCACACAGATGGCACAGGTCCACGCCGCTCTGGGCATCGATTCCCCGCCCGATGTGATGGCGGCCATCACCGGCTGGCGGCGTGAAAACCCCAAGAATGCACGCGGCGCGAACGACTATGCCCTCGCCCAGTTCGGCCTGCGGGCCGAAGAAGTGGAAGAGCACTTCGCCCCCTATCGCCAACGATTTTCCATCCCGCGCGAGGCAGAAGCCCTCGCCGCCAACACCTGA
- a CDS encoding nuclear transport factor 2 family protein, with the protein MDSKAIEKIIAKEEIRDLVLLYSRAIDRKDIDLLRDLYTEDATDDHGDSYTGSQQGYCDFIEKSFPYMNYSGHHACNHLIDVDVEAGTGCGEVYALAYHTIPDGQGGQMEDLMAVRYIDNYRRCADGKWRFAKRVVTYDLKIRRPLAGPAVPFPDYVNDPSYGELAMRLFQRGARG; encoded by the coding sequence ATGGACAGCAAGGCCATCGAAAAGATCATTGCCAAGGAAGAGATCCGCGATCTCGTGCTGCTGTATTCGCGCGCCATCGACCGCAAGGACATCGACCTGCTGCGCGACCTCTATACCGAGGACGCGACAGACGATCATGGCGACAGCTACACCGGCAGCCAGCAGGGATATTGCGACTTCATCGAGAAGTCCTTCCCCTACATGAACTATTCGGGCCACCACGCCTGCAATCACCTGATCGACGTGGACGTGGAAGCCGGCACCGGCTGCGGCGAGGTCTATGCCCTGGCCTATCACACCATTCCCGATGGCCAGGGCGGCCAGATGGAAGACCTGATGGCCGTGCGCTATATCGACAATTACCGCCGCTGTGCCGATGGCAAGTGGCGCTTTGCCAAGCGCGTGGTGACCTATGACCTGAAGATCCGCCGCCCGCTCGCCGGGCCGGCCGTGCCCTTCCCGGACTATGTCAACGATCCCAGCTATGGCGAACTGGCGATGCGCCTGTTCCAGCGCGGCGCGCGCGGCTGA
- a CDS encoding superoxide dismutase family protein yields MPRLLAPVAFALSIAAVPAAIQAAPGAAASAPIVSSSGTDVGYATVSVKKGKAVLSIAVTGVSEGPHGLHLHTTGKCGRPAFTDAGGHLNPGGHQHGTLNPAGSHLGDLPNLVVSASGEARGEVVLNGKPKDVMAALFDADGTAIVIHAGPDDYRTDPTGNSGGRIACGVFSRN; encoded by the coding sequence ATGCCCCGCCTGCTTGCCCCCGTTGCATTCGCGCTTTCGATCGCCGCTGTTCCTGCTGCCATCCAGGCCGCGCCGGGCGCCGCAGCGAGCGCGCCGATCGTCTCATCAAGCGGCACCGATGTCGGTTATGCCACCGTCTCGGTGAAAAAGGGCAAGGCGGTGCTGTCGATTGCCGTAACCGGTGTTTCGGAAGGTCCGCACGGGCTGCACCTGCACACCACCGGCAAGTGCGGCCGCCCGGCCTTCACCGATGCCGGCGGGCACCTGAACCCCGGCGGCCACCAGCACGGCACGTTGAACCCGGCGGGCAGCCATCTGGGCGACCTGCCCAACCTCGTCGTTTCCGCCAGTGGCGAGGCGCGCGGCGAAGTGGTGCTGAACGGCAAGCCCAAGGATGTGATGGCCGCGCTGTTTGATGCCGATGGCACGGCCATCGTCATCCATGCCGGTCCGGACGATTACAGGACCGATCCCACCGGCAACAGCGGCGGGCGGATCGCCTGCGGGGTCTTCTCGCGCAACTGA